One Etheostoma cragini isolate CJK2018 chromosome 18, CSU_Ecrag_1.0, whole genome shotgun sequence DNA window includes the following coding sequences:
- the ndufaf7 gene encoding protein arginine methyltransferase NDUFAF7, mitochondrial, with amino-acid sequence MRACFCVKTQLLISRFFSRPSTAVRWRAAQTRLFCSPPASEEKPQYSMLRHLTTKIKATGPIPVAEYMREVLTNPVTGYYVRNNMLGPDGDFITSPEISQIFGELLGVWIVSEWMGAGRPKQLQLVELGPGKGSLASDVLRVFSQLGSVLGGASVSLHLVEVSPALSRLQAQNLTGSGSQEAHAEDEPAYRRGETAAGLPVSWYRRLEDVPTGFSIFVAHEFFDALPIHKFQRTQKGWREVMVDIDPEKPDQLRFVLAPSPTLASSTLVQADESRGHVEVCAEGGVIIQQLARRIQEDGGAALIADYGHDGTKTDTFRGFKGHRLHDVLSSPGSADLTADVDFSFLRRSAGGGVACLGPIPQRTFLKNMGIDSRMQVLLRNCSDASARQQLIASYDMLTNPAKMGERFHFFGLLHPRRLARPPRPEGLKLEKKPSPAPLPVAGFTELSFS; translated from the exons ATGAGggcttgtttttgtgtgaaaacacaGCTTCTAATCAGCAGATTCTTCAGTCGTCCATCAACAGCAG tgcGATGGCGAGCAGCTCAGACCAGACTCTTCTGCAGCCCTCCAGCCAGCGAGGAAAAGCCCCAATACTCCATGCTGCGACACCTGACCACTAAAATAAAAGCCACGGGTCCGATTCCGGTGGCGGAGTACATGAGAGAGGTGCTCACCAACCCAGTGACG GGTTACTACGTGAGGAACAACATGCTGGGACCGGACGGAGATTTCATCACGTCACCAGAAATCAGTCAGATCTTCGGAGAA CTGCTCGGCGTGTGGATCGTCAGCGAGTGGATGGGAGCCGGTCGACCCAAACAGCTGCAGCTGGTCGAGCTCGGACCTGGGAAAGGATCGCTGGCCAGCGACGTCCTCAGG gTGTTCAGTCAGTTGGGGTCCGTGCTGGGCGGGGCCTCCGTGTCCCTCCACCTGGTGGAGGTGAGTCCGGCGCTGAGTCGTCTTCAGGCCCAGAACCTGACCGGGAGCGGCAGCCAGGAGGCGCACGCCGAGGATGAGCCGGCGTACCGCCGCGGGGAAACTGCCGCCGGGCTGCCGGTGTCCTGGTACCGCCGCCTGGAGGACGTCCCCACAG GATTCAGCATCTTTGTCGCTCACGAGTTCTTTGACGCTCTGCCGATCCACAAATTTCAG CGGACGCAGAAAGGCTGGAGGGAGGTGATGGTGGACATCGACCCAGAGAAGCCCGACCAGCTGAGGTTCGTCCTGGCGCCGTCTCCCACCTTGGCCTCGTCCACGCTCGTACAG gcaGATGAATCGCGGGGCCACGTGGAGGTGTGTGCTGAGGGCGGAGTCATCATCCAGCAGCTGGCCCGGCGGATCCAGGAGGACGGCGGCGCGGCGCTGATCGCCGACTACGGTCACGACGGAACCAAGACGGACACATTCAGA GGTTTTAAAGGCCACCGGCTCCACGACGTCCTGTCCTCGCCCGGCTCGGCCGACCTCACCGCCGACGTGGACTTCAGCTTCCTGCGGAGGAGCGCCGGAGGGGGCGTGGCCTGTCTGGGACCCATCCCGCAGAGGACCTTCCTGAAAAACATGGGCATCGACTCCCGGATGCAG GTTCTGCTGAGGAACTGCAGCGACGCGTCCGCCAGGCAGCAGCTGATCGCCAGCTACGACATGCTGACCAACCCGGCCAAGATGGGCGAGCGCTTCCACTTCTTTGGCCTGCTGCACCCCCGGCGGCTGGCCCGGCCCCCCCGACCAGAGGGGCTGAAGCTGGAGAAGAAGCCCAGCCCGGCGCCGCTGCCGGTGGCCGGGTTCACCGAGCTCAGCTTCTCCTGA